Proteins from a genomic interval of Phlebotomus papatasi isolate M1 chromosome 3, Ppap_2.1, whole genome shotgun sequence:
- the LOC129807994 gene encoding importin subunit beta isoform X2, with product MMQLIEILEKTVSPDKNELLVAKEFLEQAANSNLPEFLKALSDVLIRPENSAVARMAAGLQLKNHLTSKDNKIRQDYQTRWLQFSHEIREYIKKNILSALGTENSRPSSAAQCVAYVAMAELPMNQWDYLIVTLVNNVVDEHSTEMKREASLETIGYICQEISAEVLEMQSNQILTAIIHGMRKAEPSNHVRLAATNALYNSLEFTRANFDQTSERNYIMEVVCEATQSQDTQICVAALQCLVKILSLYYHYMEPYMVQALFPITLEAMKSDNDQIALQGIEFWSNVSDEEIDLAIENQEASESGCPPSRVSKHYARGALQFLAPVLMEKLTKQEEFDDEDDWNTSKAAGVCLMLLATCCENDIVPHVMPFIKENIKAENWRYRDAALMAFGSILSGIDANTLKPLVEQAMVTLIESMYDSSVVVRDTAAWTFGRICEVIPEAVISSPHLSKLLECLLRGLKEEPRVAANVCWAFTGLSEAAYEAALAYDSTPKTYCLSEYFEYIVECLLTTTDRPDGAQANLRSAAYEALMEMIKNSPSDCYIVVQKTTMVILDRLNRVLAMENHINVPNEAHQISDLQSLLCATLQALLRKVAPEDAPKISDIVMNSLLNMFASNFGKVGNVQEDALMAVSTLVDLLGEKFLTYMDAFKPYLYMGLKNHQEYQVCCAAVGLTGDICRGLKLKVLPYCDEIMTLLMENLSNVTLHQSVKPQILSVFGDIAISIGPEFKKYLELVLQMLMHASLVQVDKNDLDMVEYLNELRESVLEAYTGIIQGLKGTGEKPLPDIELMLPYVSHIVKFIVTIAQDKDLSESNIGVSAGLIGDLCTAFGPPLLQLIDNETINKLLADGKKSRLQRTKALVNWAAKEVKKLRMMQQQQQQPMVNS from the exons ATGATGCAATTAATCGAAATACTCGAGAAAACTGTGTCGCCAG ATAAAAACGAACTTCTGGTGGCCAAGGAGTTTCTCGAGCAAGCAGCTAATTCGAACCTTCCGGAATTCCTCAAAGCCCTCTCCGATGTCCTCATACGCCCAGAGAATAGTGCTGTGGCACGAATGGCCGCTGGATTGCAGCTGAAAAACCATCTGACCAGCAAAGATAATAAGATCAGACAGGATTATCAGACGCGATGGCTTCAATTCTCCCACGAGATCCGGGAGTACATAAAGAAAAAT ATTCTCTCGGCTCTGGGAACGGAAAATTCTAGACCATCATCGGCAGCTCAATGCGTGGCTTATGTGGCGATGGCTGAGTTGCCAATGAATCAATGGGATTACCTGATAGTGACTCTGGTGAATAATGTGGTGGATGAACATTCCACAGAGATGAAACGGGAGGCATCACTGGAGACAATTGGTTATATTTGTCAGGAGATTAGTGCTGAAGTCCTTGAGATGCAGTCTAATCAAATCCTAACGGCCATTATTCATGGCATGCGTAAGGCTGAACCTAGCAATCATGTTCGTCTAGCTGCTACGAATGCCCTTTACAACTCTCTGGAATTCACAAGAGCCAATTTTGACCAGACATCTGAGCGTAATTATATTATGGAAGTGGTGTGTGAGGCAACACAGAGTCAAGATACACAAATTTGTGTTGCAGCACTGCAGTGCCTGGTGAAAATTCTCTCATTGTACTATCACTATATGGAACCATATATGGTTCAAGCCCTATTTCCCATTACCCTTGAAGCTATGAAATCGGACAATGATCAAATTGCTCTGCAGGGTATTGAATTTTGGTCAAATGTTAGTGATGAGGAAATTGATTTGGCTATTGAGAATCAGGAAGCAAGTGAATCAGGTTGTCCACCATCTAGGGTATCAAAACACTATGCTAGGGGGGCATTGCAGTTTTTGGCACCGGTTTTGATGGAGAAATTGACAAAACAggaggaatttgatgatgaaGATGATTGGAATACATCAAAAGCAGCTGGTGTTTGTTTGATGTTATTGGCTACATGCTGTGAAAATGACATTGTACCCCATGTAATGCCATTCATCAAGGAGAATATTAAGGCGGAAAATTGGAGATATCGTGATGCTGCATTGATGGCATTTGGATCAATTCTCAGTGGTATTGATGCGAATACGTTGAAGCCACTTGTGGAACAGGCAATGGTGACATTGATTGAGTCAATGTATGATAGTAGTGTTGTTGTCAGGGATACAGCTGCATGGACTTTTGGGCGAATTTGTGAAGTGATACCCGAAGCGGTGATATCATCGCCGCATCTGTCGAAATTGCTCGAGTGTCTGTTGAGGGGATTGAAGGAGGAACCCAGGGTGGCAGCTAATGTCTGTTGGGCGTTCACGGGATTATCAGAGGCAGCATATGAAGCTGCTCTGGCGTATGATAGTACCCCGAAAACTTACTGTCTCTCAGAGTATTTTGAGTATATCGTTGAGTGTCTACTGACAACAACTGATCGTCCAGATGGCGCTCAGGCTAATCTAAGATCAGCAGCCTATGAAGCCCTAATGGAAATGATCAAAAATTCCCCATCTGATTGCTATATAGTAGTCCAAAAGACGACAATGGTGATTTTGGATAGATTAAATCGTGTCCTGGCAatggaaaatcacattaatgTACCGAATGAAGCTCATCAAATTAGTGATTTACAGTCCCTTCTCTGTGCCACATTGCAGGCACTCCTGCGAAAAGTTGCTCCAGAAGATGCACCAAAAATTTCAGACATTGTTATGAATTCCCTCCTCAATATGTTTGCGTCAAATTTCGGAAAAGTTGGTAATGTCCAGGAAGATGCACTGATGGCAGTATCGACTTTGGTTGATTTGCTAGGTGAGAAATTCCTAACGTACATGGATGCTTTTAAGCCCTATCTCTACATGGGATTGAAAAATCATCAGGAATATCAGGTTTGTTGTGCAGCAGTTGGACTCACCGGTGACATTTGTCGTGGACTCAAACTCAAAGTTTTGCCATATTGTGACGAAATAATGACCCTCCTGATGGAAAATCTCAGCAATGTCACCCTCCATCAAAGTGTAAAACCACAAATCCTGTCAGTTTTTGGTGATATTGCCATAAGTATTGGGCCAGAATTTAAGAAATATCTAGAACTTGTTCTGCAAATGTTGATGCATGCATCACTCGTGCAAGTGGACAAAAATGATTTGGACATGGTGGAATATCTCAATGAACTGAGAGAAAGTGTCCTAGAGGCATACACGGGCATTATACAGGGCCTAAAAGGGACAGGAGAGAAACCATTGCCAGATATAGAATTGATGTTGCCATATGTGTCGCACATTGTCAAATTTATTGTGACCATTGCACAGGATAAGGATTTGTCAGAGAGCAATATTGGTGTTAGTGCAGGACTTATAGGGGATTTGTGTACAGCCTTTGGACCACCATTGCTTCAATTGATTGACAATGAGACCATTAATAAGTTACTGGCTGATGGCAAAAAGTCCAGGCTGCAGAGGACAAAGGCTCTGGTCAATTGGGCTGCCAAAGAAGTTAAGAAGCTCCGAATGATGCAGCAACAGCAACAACAACCAATGGTCAACAGTTG A
- the LOC129807994 gene encoding importin subunit beta isoform X1: MMQLIEILEKTVSPDKNELLVAKEFLEQAANSNLPEFLKALSDVLIRPENSAVARMAAGLQLKNHLTSKDNKIRQDYQTRWLQFSHEIREYIKKNILSALGTENSRPSSAAQCVAYVAMAELPMNQWDYLIVTLVNNVVDEHSTEMKREASLETIGYICQEISAEVLEMQSNQILTAIIHGMRKAEPSNHVRLAATNALYNSLEFTRANFDQTSERNYIMEVVCEATQSQDTQICVAALQCLVKILSLYYHYMEPYMVQALFPITLEAMKSDNDQIALQGIEFWSNVSDEEIDLAIENQEASESGCPPSRVSKHYARGALQFLAPVLMEKLTKQEEFDDEDDWNTSKAAGVCLMLLATCCENDIVPHVMPFIKENIKAENWRYRDAALMAFGSILSGIDANTLKPLVEQAMVTLIESMYDSSVVVRDTAAWTFGRICEVIPEAVISSPHLSKLLECLLRGLKEEPRVAANVCWAFTGLSEAAYEAALAYDSTPKTYCLSEYFEYIVECLLTTTDRPDGAQANLRSAAYEALMEMIKNSPSDCYIVVQKTTMVILDRLNRVLAMENHINVPNEAHQISDLQSLLCATLQALLRKVAPEDAPKISDIVMNSLLNMFASNFGKVGNVQEDALMAVSTLVDLLGEKFLTYMDAFKPYLYMGLKNHQEYQVCCAAVGLTGDICRGLKLKVLPYCDEIMTLLMENLSNVTLHQSVKPQILSVFGDIAISIGPEFKKYLELVLQMLMHASLVQVDKNDLDMVEYLNELRESVLEAYTGIIQGLKGTGEKPLPDIELMLPYVSHIVKFIVTIAQDKDLSESNIGVSAGLIGDLCTAFGPPLLQLIDNETINKLLADGKKSRLQRTKALVNWAAKEVKKLRMMQQQQQQPMVNSCYNYQPVQVTQSESSIIR, translated from the exons ATGATGCAATTAATCGAAATACTCGAGAAAACTGTGTCGCCAG ATAAAAACGAACTTCTGGTGGCCAAGGAGTTTCTCGAGCAAGCAGCTAATTCGAACCTTCCGGAATTCCTCAAAGCCCTCTCCGATGTCCTCATACGCCCAGAGAATAGTGCTGTGGCACGAATGGCCGCTGGATTGCAGCTGAAAAACCATCTGACCAGCAAAGATAATAAGATCAGACAGGATTATCAGACGCGATGGCTTCAATTCTCCCACGAGATCCGGGAGTACATAAAGAAAAAT ATTCTCTCGGCTCTGGGAACGGAAAATTCTAGACCATCATCGGCAGCTCAATGCGTGGCTTATGTGGCGATGGCTGAGTTGCCAATGAATCAATGGGATTACCTGATAGTGACTCTGGTGAATAATGTGGTGGATGAACATTCCACAGAGATGAAACGGGAGGCATCACTGGAGACAATTGGTTATATTTGTCAGGAGATTAGTGCTGAAGTCCTTGAGATGCAGTCTAATCAAATCCTAACGGCCATTATTCATGGCATGCGTAAGGCTGAACCTAGCAATCATGTTCGTCTAGCTGCTACGAATGCCCTTTACAACTCTCTGGAATTCACAAGAGCCAATTTTGACCAGACATCTGAGCGTAATTATATTATGGAAGTGGTGTGTGAGGCAACACAGAGTCAAGATACACAAATTTGTGTTGCAGCACTGCAGTGCCTGGTGAAAATTCTCTCATTGTACTATCACTATATGGAACCATATATGGTTCAAGCCCTATTTCCCATTACCCTTGAAGCTATGAAATCGGACAATGATCAAATTGCTCTGCAGGGTATTGAATTTTGGTCAAATGTTAGTGATGAGGAAATTGATTTGGCTATTGAGAATCAGGAAGCAAGTGAATCAGGTTGTCCACCATCTAGGGTATCAAAACACTATGCTAGGGGGGCATTGCAGTTTTTGGCACCGGTTTTGATGGAGAAATTGACAAAACAggaggaatttgatgatgaaGATGATTGGAATACATCAAAAGCAGCTGGTGTTTGTTTGATGTTATTGGCTACATGCTGTGAAAATGACATTGTACCCCATGTAATGCCATTCATCAAGGAGAATATTAAGGCGGAAAATTGGAGATATCGTGATGCTGCATTGATGGCATTTGGATCAATTCTCAGTGGTATTGATGCGAATACGTTGAAGCCACTTGTGGAACAGGCAATGGTGACATTGATTGAGTCAATGTATGATAGTAGTGTTGTTGTCAGGGATACAGCTGCATGGACTTTTGGGCGAATTTGTGAAGTGATACCCGAAGCGGTGATATCATCGCCGCATCTGTCGAAATTGCTCGAGTGTCTGTTGAGGGGATTGAAGGAGGAACCCAGGGTGGCAGCTAATGTCTGTTGGGCGTTCACGGGATTATCAGAGGCAGCATATGAAGCTGCTCTGGCGTATGATAGTACCCCGAAAACTTACTGTCTCTCAGAGTATTTTGAGTATATCGTTGAGTGTCTACTGACAACAACTGATCGTCCAGATGGCGCTCAGGCTAATCTAAGATCAGCAGCCTATGAAGCCCTAATGGAAATGATCAAAAATTCCCCATCTGATTGCTATATAGTAGTCCAAAAGACGACAATGGTGATTTTGGATAGATTAAATCGTGTCCTGGCAatggaaaatcacattaatgTACCGAATGAAGCTCATCAAATTAGTGATTTACAGTCCCTTCTCTGTGCCACATTGCAGGCACTCCTGCGAAAAGTTGCTCCAGAAGATGCACCAAAAATTTCAGACATTGTTATGAATTCCCTCCTCAATATGTTTGCGTCAAATTTCGGAAAAGTTGGTAATGTCCAGGAAGATGCACTGATGGCAGTATCGACTTTGGTTGATTTGCTAGGTGAGAAATTCCTAACGTACATGGATGCTTTTAAGCCCTATCTCTACATGGGATTGAAAAATCATCAGGAATATCAGGTTTGTTGTGCAGCAGTTGGACTCACCGGTGACATTTGTCGTGGACTCAAACTCAAAGTTTTGCCATATTGTGACGAAATAATGACCCTCCTGATGGAAAATCTCAGCAATGTCACCCTCCATCAAAGTGTAAAACCACAAATCCTGTCAGTTTTTGGTGATATTGCCATAAGTATTGGGCCAGAATTTAAGAAATATCTAGAACTTGTTCTGCAAATGTTGATGCATGCATCACTCGTGCAAGTGGACAAAAATGATTTGGACATGGTGGAATATCTCAATGAACTGAGAGAAAGTGTCCTAGAGGCATACACGGGCATTATACAGGGCCTAAAAGGGACAGGAGAGAAACCATTGCCAGATATAGAATTGATGTTGCCATATGTGTCGCACATTGTCAAATTTATTGTGACCATTGCACAGGATAAGGATTTGTCAGAGAGCAATATTGGTGTTAGTGCAGGACTTATAGGGGATTTGTGTACAGCCTTTGGACCACCATTGCTTCAATTGATTGACAATGAGACCATTAATAAGTTACTGGCTGATGGCAAAAAGTCCAGGCTGCAGAGGACAAAGGCTCTGGTCAATTGGGCTGCCAAAGAAGTTAAGAAGCTCCGAATGATGCAGCAACAGCAACAACAACCAATGGTCAACAGTTG TTACAATTACCAACCAGTGCAGGTAACACAATCTGAATCATCGATTATTCGATAA